Within the Roseicitreum antarcticum genome, the region AGAGCGCAATGCCGGTGGCCGAGACGCCAGTAGCGATGGAATGGCGCACCGCGATGCCAAGCCCCGGCCAGTCGAGCAACGCGCGCCATGGCTCTAGGGAGAGCGCCAGGCCCCCCAAGGCGGGCAAATAGCCGAAGGCGGGCAACACAATTCCAATGCAACCCGCGATGACAGGGCCTGTCAGCAAGGCAATCGTCAGCGCGGGCGCGAAGCGGGTGGCCGACATAAAGCGCTAAGGCGCGGTGCCGTAACGCGCGGTCCAATCCTGCGCGATGCGTGTCATCCAATCCGGATGCGGCTCAAGCAGGGCGGTGCCCATCTGCGCGGGCGGCAAAGTCGCGATACCGAGGTCGAGAGCATCGAAGCGGGCGCGATCCTCGACCCCCAAAAGATCCATGCCAAGCACGGTCTGAAAGCCCAGAATGGCAGGATCCTGCGCGCGGGCCTGAATCTCGGGATCGAGGATCAGGTTTGCGAGGACCAACGCCCCAGCTTTGTTCGCCGCATTGTAGGGGATCGACAGAAAGGACGAGTTGCCGATCGTACCGGCGTCCCACACATAGGTGCGCACGGTGTCTTGCAACGTGCCATCGGCAATCGCCGCCGAGGCGCGTCCAGGGTTGAAACTGAAAGCGATGTCGATTTCGTCATCCGCGAGAAGTGCCCCGAGGGCAGGCTCATTTTCGGGAAAGACCTGACCCTGCCGCCACAGATTCGGATGCAGGTTGTCAAGATAAGCCCAAAGCGGTGCGGTGACCGCCTCATAGTCGGTATCGACAATCGCGCTTTGTAAAACTTCCGGATCTTCGAGAACCCCATAGAGCAACTGCTTCAAAAAACTCGTTCCCAAGAAGTCAGGCGGCTGAGGGTAGGTGAACCTGCCTGGGTTCGCGGAGGCCCAGGCGGTCAACGCCACCGCCGATTTTGGCGGTTCGGACAGGCTGGCGCTGTCATATTCAAACACCATCTGAAACATTGCCCAGGGCGCCCCGAACCCTTCAACCGGGACGGTGAAGTCAGTAAGTACCGCCGGGTTGGCCGTGGTGTCGACGTAGCGCCAGTTTGGCAGTTCCTCGGCGAAGGGGCCAAACAGGAGGCCATTTTCCTTCATGGAGATAAAATTCGCCCCATTGATCCAGATGGCATCCACCGCGCCGCCCGTGTCCCGTCCGGCGGTCTTCTCGGAAACGACGCGCGTCACAGCATCGGCGGTATGGTAGTGGGTCACTTTGAAATATCTTTTTTCTTATAGGGTCCGCGCTTCTTTGGCGCTGCGTCTTCTGCCTTTTCCACCAGCGCCACGATATCCTCAACTTCCCAAGGCGTATCGACAAGGCCAGCGGCCATGGCTGGTGTCATGCGCAGGGTCTTGTGGGTGCGGACGAAGTTGTAATGCATGAAGTGCAGGGCAACCGCGTAAGCGTGGTTCTCCGCCTTCTTTGAGAAAGCATTTGTCAGGCGCGTGAAGCGGCGCATACCCATCCGCATTGTTAGGTTCTGGCGTTCAATGTGCGATGTCCCAACATCTTCCATGATCGGGTTGCCAAAAATTGCCTCTTTGGTAGCGCCCGTGCATTCCGCTGGTGAATACTTGCGCTCGTGGCCCTTTGTACCTGTAGGGTTGCCGTAGTACTTAATCAGCATGGCGTAGTCCACATCGCCAGAGAAAGCGTCTGTGACCGCCTTGAGGTAAGCGCCGTGCCCGTCTGTGGTCAACTGGATGCGGTTTGCAACGCGCGCCGCCAGATCAAACATGAACTCACGTGCTGTTGCGCCGGAGCGATCCCCGATGGTGTAGCTGATCATCAGCTTGCTATCGCGGTCCATTGCAGTCCATGTCCAGATATCGCAGCGTCAGATGGAGCAGCTTTTGCAGTCTCCACGTTCTTTGCCTTGGCGTAGCAGAACGACCATATCTCATCGGCCTGAACGTGCTTGGCCTCAACGCCTTTGACGTTTTCATCATGGTAGGCGGCACAGGCTTTGCCCGCGTCCTCAAG harbors:
- a CDS encoding ABC transporter substrate-binding protein encodes the protein MTHYHTADAVTRVVSEKTAGRDTGGAVDAIWINGANFISMKENGLLFGPFAEELPNWRYVDTTANPAVLTDFTVPVEGFGAPWAMFQMVFEYDSASLSEPPKSAVALTAWASANPGRFTYPQPPDFLGTSFLKQLLYGVLEDPEVLQSAIVDTDYEAVTAPLWAYLDNLHPNLWRQGQVFPENEPALGALLADDEIDIAFSFNPGRASAAIADGTLQDTVRTYVWDAGTIGNSSFLSIPYNAANKAGALVLANLILDPEIQARAQDPAILGFQTVLGMDLLGVEDRARFDALDLGIATLPPAQMGTALLEPHPDWMTRIAQDWTARYGTAP